A stretch of Arthrobacter sunyaminii DNA encodes these proteins:
- a CDS encoding ABC transporter ATP-binding protein translates to MSETPQTAEALLTIENLNVIYHAATRVHAVKDVSLTVRRGEILGLAGESGCGKSTLAYGINQLLKPPAVIENGAVTFHDASGSDIDVLALSGERLRSYRWDKTSMVFQGAMNSLNPVLSVQDQIEDVLTTHRPKMKRAERRDRIRHLVELVGVSADRMRAYPHELSGGMRQRVMIAMALALNPQLMIMDEPTTALDVVVQREILGEIQRLRDEFGFAVIFITHDLPMLLEISDRIAVMLAGEIVELATAEKIYADADHPYTRKLLKSFPSLTGARGDFIRTGESINSSTTTAGAI, encoded by the coding sequence ATGAGCGAGACACCCCAGACCGCCGAAGCGCTGCTGACCATTGAGAACCTCAACGTGATCTATCACGCCGCCACCCGGGTTCATGCGGTCAAGGACGTGAGCCTCACCGTCCGCCGCGGAGAGATCCTGGGCCTGGCAGGGGAGAGCGGCTGCGGCAAATCAACCCTCGCGTACGGCATCAACCAGCTGCTGAAGCCGCCCGCCGTCATCGAAAACGGTGCGGTGACCTTTCACGACGCCTCGGGCAGCGACATCGATGTTCTCGCACTGTCCGGTGAACGGCTGCGCAGCTACCGGTGGGACAAGACATCCATGGTGTTCCAGGGAGCGATGAACTCGCTGAATCCGGTGCTGTCGGTGCAGGACCAGATCGAAGACGTTCTAACGACACATCGCCCAAAGATGAAACGCGCTGAACGCCGCGACCGCATCCGCCACCTCGTTGAACTGGTGGGGGTGTCAGCCGACCGGATGCGGGCCTATCCGCACGAGCTCTCCGGCGGCATGCGCCAGCGGGTCATGATCGCCATGGCGCTCGCATTGAACCCGCAGCTGATGATCATGGACGAGCCGACGACAGCCTTGGACGTGGTGGTGCAGCGGGAAATCCTGGGCGAAATCCAGCGGCTGCGCGACGAGTTCGGCTTTGCAGTCATCTTCATCACCCACGACTTGCCCATGCTCCTGGAAATCTCCGACCGGATAGCGGTGATGCTCGCCGGGGAGATCGTTGAACTGGCGACGGCGGAGAAAATCTACGCCGACGCAGACCATCCCTATACCCGCAAGCTGCTCAAGTCCTTCCCCTCCCTGACCGGAGCACGCGGAGACTTCATCCGCACCGGGGAATCCATCAACAGCTCAACCACAACGGCAGGGGCAATCTGA
- a CDS encoding ABC transporter permease: MTSTAQLSTFSPEPQRRFDGMRRSLPPRTPKLVIGLGITFAIALFGLIGPLLVTDPMAISNIGLSGPSGEHLLGTTQTGQDVLAQLAHATRGSLIVGVTVGFLAVALSGLVGILGAYLGGRWDESFSLFTNVALVIPGIPLMIVVASYVEQKGLLMIIVVLTLTSWAGGARVLRAQTLSMRNRDYVLAAKVAGEPTWRIILVEILPNLLPVLASQFVFAVIFAILGESSLSFLGLGVSGTFSWGSMLFYAQNAFSLRLGAWWWFIPPGLMIALLGAGLALINFAIDEVINPKLRLATAAKAARKATR; the protein is encoded by the coding sequence ATGACGTCCACCGCTCAACTTTCCACCTTCAGCCCCGAGCCGCAGCGGCGGTTCGACGGGATGCGGCGAAGCCTTCCGCCCCGGACGCCCAAACTGGTGATCGGCCTGGGGATCACCTTTGCGATTGCGCTGTTCGGGCTTATCGGGCCGCTGCTGGTCACCGATCCCATGGCGATCAGCAACATTGGACTTTCCGGGCCCTCCGGAGAGCACCTGCTGGGCACCACCCAGACGGGGCAAGACGTCCTCGCCCAACTCGCCCACGCCACGCGCGGTTCGCTGATTGTGGGCGTCACCGTCGGGTTCCTTGCCGTGGCGCTTTCCGGGCTGGTCGGGATCCTCGGTGCCTACCTGGGCGGACGCTGGGATGAAAGCTTTTCCCTCTTCACCAACGTGGCCCTGGTTATTCCGGGCATCCCGCTGATGATTGTGGTGGCCAGCTATGTGGAGCAAAAAGGGCTGCTGATGATCATCGTTGTCCTCACCCTCACCTCCTGGGCCGGCGGCGCACGGGTGCTGCGGGCCCAGACCCTGTCCATGCGCAACCGGGACTACGTGCTGGCAGCCAAGGTGGCCGGCGAACCGACCTGGCGCATCATCCTTGTTGAGATCCTGCCCAACCTGCTGCCCGTCCTGGCCTCCCAGTTTGTCTTCGCGGTCATCTTCGCAATCCTCGGCGAATCCAGCCTGTCCTTTCTTGGCCTGGGTGTCTCCGGCACGTTCTCCTGGGGCAGCATGCTGTTCTACGCGCAGAATGCCTTCTCGCTCAGACTGGGCGCCTGGTGGTGGTTCATTCCGCCGGGACTGATGATTGCGCTGCTCGGCGCCGGACTGGCGTTGATCAACTTTGCCATTGACGAGGTCATCAACCCCAAGCTCCGCCTGGCCACCGCCGCCAAAGCCGCACGAAAGGCCACCCGATGA